The following coding sequences lie in one Phalacrocorax carbo chromosome 3, bPhaCar2.1, whole genome shotgun sequence genomic window:
- the GDF7 gene encoding growth/differentiation factor 7 → MRLRAAAAAALCLCLLGACRLRRGLEAAAVRGPSAAAPQRPSAAAPSSASSSSSSSAAAAASPFSSPPRRDGALRNGTVVPHHYMVALYQRLAARRAPGRRADTVTGFAERARSDASPSASEQRYLFDISSLPEAEEVTGAELRVLRALPENRSLALSPEGTFHHLLLSTCPSQDGEEPRLLDSRAADILDAGSSRWEVFDVWEALRDWRERSPSGKLLCFLLRIISDQSGRFLPPRQLGFSKPRPQPHERALLVAFSHTQRKENLFKEIRDKIKALGSPPFLEPPDPGQEAYPKRRKRRTTIAARSGGKGHGKKAKTRCSRKPLHVNFKELGWDDWIIAPLDYEAYHCEGVCDFPLRSHLEPTNHAIIQTLMNSMDPESTPPSCCVPSKLSPISILYIDSGNNVVYKQYEDMVVETCGCR, encoded by the exons ATGCGcctccgcgccgccgccgccgccgccctctgcctctgcctgctgggCGCCTGCCGCCTCCGCCGCGGGCTGGAGGCCGCCGCCGTGCGCGGCCCGTCGGCGGCCGCTCCCCAGCGACCCTCGGCAGCCGCGccttcctccgcctcctcctcctcctcctcctccgccgccgccgccgcctcccccttctcctccccgcCGCGGAGGGACGGGGCTCTCCGCAACGGCACGGTGGTGCCGCACCACTACATGGTGGCCCTCTACCAGCGCCtggccgcccgccgcgcccccggccgccgcgcCGACACGGTGACGGGCTTCGCGGAGCGGGCGCGCAGCG ATGCTTCCCCGTCCGCCTCTGAGCAGCGATACCTCTTTGACATCTCCAGCCTGCCTGAGGCAGAGGAGGTGACGGGTGCGGAGCTGCGGGTCCTGCGCGCCCTCCCCGAAAACCGGAGCTTGGCCCTGTCCCCCGAAGGCACCTTCCACCATCTCCTCCTCTCCACCTGCCCAAGCCAGGATGGCGAGGAGCCCCGGCTGCTGGACTCCAGGGCTGCAGACATTTTGGATGCGGGTTCCTCCAGATGGGAGGTGTTTGATGTCTGGGAAGCCCTGCGGGATTGGAGGGAGAGATCTCCCTCAGGCAAGCTGCTGTGCTTCCTGCTGAGGATCATCTCGGATCAGTCAGGGAGGTTCCTGCCGCCCCGGCAGCTGGGGTTCAGCAAGCCCCGGCCGCAGCCCCACGAGCGAGCCCTGCTCGTGGCCTTCTCCCACACCCAAAGGAAAGAGAACCTCTTCAAGGAGATCCGGGATAAGATCAaggccctgggcagccccccCTTCCTGGAGCCCCCTGATCCTGGCCAGGAGGCGTACCCCAAGCGGAGGAAGAGACGGACCACCATCGCCGCCCGCTCCGGGGGCAAAGGCCACGGGAAGAAGGCGAAGACCCGCTGCAGCAGGAAGCCCCTGCATGTGAACTTcaaggagctgggctgggatgACTGGATAATCGCCCCCCTGGATTATGAGGCGTATCACTGCGAGGGGGTCTGCGACTTCCCGCTGCGCTCTCACCTGGAGCCCACCAACCACGCCATCATCCAGACCCTAATGAATTCCATGGACCCAGAGTCCACCCCCCCCAGCTGCTGCGTGCCCTCCAAGCTCAGCCCCATCAGCATCCTCTACATAGACTCCGGGAACAATGTGGTTTACAAACAGTACGAGGACATGGTCGTGGAGACGTGTGGCTGCAGGTAG